Proteins found in one Triticum urartu cultivar G1812 chromosome 4, Tu2.1, whole genome shotgun sequence genomic segment:
- the LOC125551960 gene encoding CASP-like protein 4B2 produces the protein MAMVTADSSAAADAATKQPEADKDYSSYNGASTAGVGGGARRGGGGGGVVESVVARWKREDMLDKCPLALHAAAAAFAFVALVLVASNQHGDWMQFDRYQEYIYLLAIAALAFAYSLAQALRHAHRMRSGPDPIPAPSARLFDFIADQVVAYLLMSALSAAIPITNRMRTAVINNFTDATAAAISMAFLAFVALALSATVSGYKLSRQMYM, from the exons ATGGCGATGGTCACGGCTgactcctccgccgccgccgacgccgccacGAAGCAGCCAGAAGCCGACAAGGATTACAGCTCCTACAACGGCGCCTCCACCGCGGGTGTGGGCGGAGGGGcccgccgcggcggcggcggcggcggcgttgtGGAATCTGTGGTGGCGCGGTGGAAGCGGGAGGACATGCTCGACAAGTGCCCCCTCGCGctgcacgccgccgccgccgccttcgccttCGTCGCGCTCGTGCTCGTCGCCTCCAACCAGCACGGCGACTGGATGCAGTTCGACCGCTACCAGGAGTACAT ATACCTGCTGGCGATCGCGGCGCTGGCCTTCGCCTACTCGCTGGCGCAGGCGCTGCGGCACGCGCACCGGATGCGCAGCGGCCCCGACCCCATCCCCGCGCCGTCCGCGAGGCTTTTCGATTTCATTGCTGACCAG GTAGTCGCATACTTGCTGATGTCTGCTCTGTCAGCGGCTATCCCTATCACGAACCGCATGAGAACAGCTGTGATCAACAACTTCACTGACGCGACCGCTGCGGCGATCAGCATGGCCTTCCTTGCATTTGTTGCCCTCGCCTTGTCAGCCACGGTTTCGGGGTACAAGCTCTCCAGACAAATGTACATGTGA